Proteins encoded together in one Benincasa hispida cultivar B227 chromosome 1, ASM972705v1, whole genome shotgun sequence window:
- the LOC120068231 gene encoding remorin-like isoform X2, translating to MAADEPNKVESQSPSERPPLPAADSMEERTKDVAEEKSIIPLTPPEVKPADDSKALATIEKTHEKAEEKEKDSEGSINRDAVLARVATEKRLSLIKAWEESEKSKAENRAHKKLSAIGSWENSNKAAVEAELKQIEEKLEKKKAEYIEKMKNKIALIHKSAEEKKADIEAKRGEEKIKAEEIAAKYRSTGTAPKKILGCF from the exons ATGGCCGCCGATGAGCCCAACAAAGTAGAGTCTCAATCTCCATCAGAGCGCCCTCCACTGCCTGCGGCGGACTCGATGGAGGAGCGAACCAAAGACGTGGCGGAGGAGAAATCAATTATCCCATTAACCCCACCGGAGGTGAAGCCGGCCGATGACTCCAAAGCTCTGGCAACCATTGAaa AGACTCATGAAAAAGCAgaggagaaagagaaagacagtGAAGGCTCAATTAATAGAG ATGCTGTACTTGCAAGAGTTGCAACAGAGAAGAGATTGTCACTCATCAAAGCTTGGGAAGAGAGTGAAAAATCTAAGGCAGAGAATAG AGCCCACAAAAAGCTATCAGCAATTGGATCATGGGAGAACAGCAATAAAGCAGCTGTGGAGGCTGAACTGAAACAGATTGAG GAAAAATTGGAGAAGAAGAAAGCAGAGTAtatagagaaaatgaagaacaaaataGCTTTGATTCACAAATCAGCAGAAGAAAAGAAGGCTGATATTGAAGCCAAGCGTGGAGAAGAAAAGATTAAGGCAGAGGAAATTGCAGCCAAATACAGATCCACTGGAACTGCTCCCAAGAAGATCCTTGGTTgtttctaa
- the LOC120068231 gene encoding remorin-like isoform X1 produces the protein MAADEPNKVESQSPSERPPLPAADSMEERTKDVAEEKSIIPLTPPEVKPADDSKALATIESFGMIETHEKAEEKEKDSEGSINRDAVLARVATEKRLSLIKAWEESEKSKAENRAHKKLSAIGSWENSNKAAVEAELKQIEEKLEKKKAEYIEKMKNKIALIHKSAEEKKADIEAKRGEEKIKAEEIAAKYRSTGTAPKKILGCF, from the exons ATGGCCGCCGATGAGCCCAACAAAGTAGAGTCTCAATCTCCATCAGAGCGCCCTCCACTGCCTGCGGCGGACTCGATGGAGGAGCGAACCAAAGACGTGGCGGAGGAGAAATCAATTATCCCATTAACCCCACCGGAGGTGAAGCCGGCCGATGACTCCAAAGCTCTGGCAACCATTGAaa GTTTTGGAATGATAGAGACTCATGAAAAAGCAgaggagaaagagaaagacagtGAAGGCTCAATTAATAGAG ATGCTGTACTTGCAAGAGTTGCAACAGAGAAGAGATTGTCACTCATCAAAGCTTGGGAAGAGAGTGAAAAATCTAAGGCAGAGAATAG AGCCCACAAAAAGCTATCAGCAATTGGATCATGGGAGAACAGCAATAAAGCAGCTGTGGAGGCTGAACTGAAACAGATTGAG GAAAAATTGGAGAAGAAGAAAGCAGAGTAtatagagaaaatgaagaacaaaataGCTTTGATTCACAAATCAGCAGAAGAAAAGAAGGCTGATATTGAAGCCAAGCGTGGAGAAGAAAAGATTAAGGCAGAGGAAATTGCAGCCAAATACAGATCCACTGGAACTGCTCCCAAGAAGATCCTTGGTTgtttctaa
- the LOC120068248 gene encoding 25.3 kDa vesicle transport protein: MVKLTMVGRVRDGLPIAQGIRYINEENDDVLGYKKQAEFILKEISRGTLSSSKMAILMHHHCFIYLVENGVCYMTLCDSSYPRKLALHYLQDLQKEVGEFEYALINKLIKPYSLTQFDGIISNIRKQYIDTRTQANLCKLNANRRQADPDMLTCSLSEILERRRKLDMVERSMCNNTNSQGASSSIWGSPCLQEIGLKWTPMVVTFGVVLIILWASFLLFDISLSQHNEFVILYNNRKLFH, translated from the exons ATGGTGAAGCTGACAATGGTTGGAAGGGTTAGAGATGGATTGCCAATTGCACAAGGTATTAGGTATATTAATGAAGAGAATGATGATGTTTTGGGGTACAAAAAGCAAGCTGAATTCATACTCAAAGAGATCTCTAGAGGGACTTTATCATCTTCAAAAATGGCCATTCTAATGCATCATCACTGTTTCAT TTACTTGGTGGAGAATGGTGTGTGCTATATGACATTGTGCGATTCTTCATACCCAAGAAAGCTGGCTCTCCATTACTTGCAAGATTTACAAAAAGAAGTTGGCGAGTTTGAGTATGCCCTAATAAATAAGCTTATCAAACCCTATAGTTTAACCCAATTTG aTGGTATTATTAGCAATATTAGGAAACAATACATTGATACAAGAACACAGGCCAATCTATGCAAGCTCAATGCAAATCGTCGTCAAGCTGATCCAGACATGCTCACTTGTTCGCTTTCtgagattttagagagaaggAGAAAATTGG ATATGGTGGAAAGATCAATGTGTAATAATACGAATTCTCAAGGTGCGTCCTCCTCCATTTGGGGGTCTCCCTGTCTCCAG GAAATTGGCCTCAAATGGACGCCAATGGTTGTAACTTTTGGCGTAGTGCTTATCATTCTATGggcttcctttcttcttttcgACATCTCATTATCTCAACATAATGAATTTGTAATTCTATATAACAATAGAAAATTGTTTCACTAA
- the LOC120068212 gene encoding protein O-glucosyltransferase 1-like isoform X2 produces MIRGDDSRRKFQKHLSGDKLLHFLNGPHRSSVIIYIAVVFLVGMFLSGRLLSLLLGLKSNLLNQQPEGQTKQDPDRPTSATCPEYFRWIHGDLRPWAGRGITKTMLEEAQKKAHFRLVVVEGKAYMEAYGKAYQSRDNITLWGVVQLLRRYPGKLPDLDLMFNCDDRPEIYQKDYTGPEKPSPPPLFGYSGDDATYDIVFPDWSFWGWPEINIKPWESILKDIKEGKKKTEWMKREPYAYWKGNPSVAYTRRDLLKCNVTHKQDWNARLYRQNWDKESKAGFKDSNLANQCVYRSLIPLKHYWPISSNRKCSSIKFAVDWGNIHHQKAMDIGKAASKFIEEELKMEYIYDYMFHLLNQYSKLLTFKPTVPPNATELSSESMTSAATGSIRKSMTESAVTSPADSEPCALQPPYDPQSLQLLFRSREDSIKQVEKWERSFSRNGQIVQR; encoded by the exons ATGATCAGAGGAGACGATTCTCGCCGGAAGTTTCAGAAGCACCTCTCCGGTGACAAACTGCTACACTTCTTGAATGGACCGCATCGATCATCTGTTATCATATACATCGCCGTCGTGTTCCTCGTTGGCATGTTTCTCTCCGGCCGACTCCTCAGCCTCTTACTT GGATTGAAATCCAATCTTCTCAATCAACAACCAGAAGGACAAACAAAACAAGATCCAGATCGTCCAACGTCCGCCACGTGTCCAGAGTACTTCCGTTGGATTCACGGAGACCTACGACCGTGGGCGGGAAGAGGAATAACGAAGACGATGTTGGAAGAGGCCCAAAAGAAGGCCCATTTCAGGCTGGTGGTCGTGGAGGGAAAAGCTTACATGGAGGCGTACGGAAAGGCATATCAAAGCAGAGACAATATTACGTTGTGGGGAGTTGTACAGTTGTTACGTAGGTACCCAGGGAAACTGCCGGATCTTGATCTGATGTTTAACTGTGATGACCGGCCAGAGATCTATCAAAAGGATTACACTGGCCCCGAGAAGCCGTCCCCACCTCCTTTGTTTGGCTACAGTGGAGATGATGCCACGTACGACATTGTGTTTCCTGATTGGTCCTTCTGGGGATG GCCTGAAATCAACATAAAGCCATGGGAAAGCATATTGAAAGATATAAAAGAGGGTAAGAAGAAAACGGAGTGGATGAAGAGGGAACCATATGCTTATTGGAAGGGAAATCCATCGGTGGCTTACACAAGGAGAGACCTTTTAAAGTGCAATGTCACCCACAAACAAGATTGGAATGCTCGTTTATATAGACAA AATTGGGATAAAGAGTCCAAAGCAGGGTTCAAAGACTCGAACTTGGCCAATCAATGTGTTTATAG GAGTTTGATCCCATTGAAACACTACTGGCCTATCAGCTCTAACCGCAAGTGTTCTTCTATCAAGTTTGCTGTTGATTGGGGTAATATCCATCATCAAAAg GCAATGGACATTGGAAAGGCAGCAAGCAAGTTCATTGAAGAAGAGCTGAAAATGGAGTACATTTACGACTACATGTTTCATCTCTTAAACCAATATTCCAAGCTCTTAACGTTCAAACCGACTGTGCCGCCGAATGCGACGGAGCTCTCGTCGGAATCCATGACTTCGGCCGCAACAGGGTCGATCAGAAAATCGATGACGGAGTCGGCGGTGACGAGCCCTGCAGATTCTGAACCCTGCGCCCTACAGCCGCCGTACGATCCCCAATCTCTTCAACTTTTGTTTAGAAGCAGAGAAGATTCTATTAAACAAGTGGAAAAATGGGAGAGAAGTTTCTCACGAAATGGTCAAATTGTGCAACGATGA
- the LOC120068212 gene encoding protein O-glucosyltransferase 1-like isoform X3: MIRGDDSRRKFQKHLSGDKLLHFLNGPHRSSVIIYIAVVFLVGMFLSGRLLSLLLGLKSNLLNQQPEGQTKQDPDRPTSATCPEYFRWIHGDLRPWAGRGITKTMLEEAQKKAHFRLVVVEGKAYMEAYGKAYQSRDNITLWGVVQLLRRYPGKLPDLDLMFNCDDRPEIYQKDYTGPEKPSPPPLFGYSGDDATYDIVFPDWSFWGWPEINIKPWESILKDIKEGKKKTEWMKREPYAYWKGNPSVAYTRRDLLKCNVTHKQDWNARLYRQNWDKESKAGFKDSNLANQCVYRYKIYIEGKACSNRKCSSIKFAVDWGNIHHQKAMDIGKAASKFIEEELKMEYIYDYMFHLLNQYSKLLTFKPTVPPNATELSSESMTSAATGSIRKSMTESAVTSPADSEPCALQPPYDPQSLQLLFRSREDSIKQVEKWERSFSRNGQIVQR, encoded by the exons ATGATCAGAGGAGACGATTCTCGCCGGAAGTTTCAGAAGCACCTCTCCGGTGACAAACTGCTACACTTCTTGAATGGACCGCATCGATCATCTGTTATCATATACATCGCCGTCGTGTTCCTCGTTGGCATGTTTCTCTCCGGCCGACTCCTCAGCCTCTTACTT GGATTGAAATCCAATCTTCTCAATCAACAACCAGAAGGACAAACAAAACAAGATCCAGATCGTCCAACGTCCGCCACGTGTCCAGAGTACTTCCGTTGGATTCACGGAGACCTACGACCGTGGGCGGGAAGAGGAATAACGAAGACGATGTTGGAAGAGGCCCAAAAGAAGGCCCATTTCAGGCTGGTGGTCGTGGAGGGAAAAGCTTACATGGAGGCGTACGGAAAGGCATATCAAAGCAGAGACAATATTACGTTGTGGGGAGTTGTACAGTTGTTACGTAGGTACCCAGGGAAACTGCCGGATCTTGATCTGATGTTTAACTGTGATGACCGGCCAGAGATCTATCAAAAGGATTACACTGGCCCCGAGAAGCCGTCCCCACCTCCTTTGTTTGGCTACAGTGGAGATGATGCCACGTACGACATTGTGTTTCCTGATTGGTCCTTCTGGGGATG GCCTGAAATCAACATAAAGCCATGGGAAAGCATATTGAAAGATATAAAAGAGGGTAAGAAGAAAACGGAGTGGATGAAGAGGGAACCATATGCTTATTGGAAGGGAAATCCATCGGTGGCTTACACAAGGAGAGACCTTTTAAAGTGCAATGTCACCCACAAACAAGATTGGAATGCTCGTTTATATAGACAA AATTGGGATAAAGAGTCCAAAGCAGGGTTCAAAGACTCGAACTTGGCCAATCAATGTGTTTATAG gtataaaatatatattgaaggaAAGGCATG CTCTAACCGCAAGTGTTCTTCTATCAAGTTTGCTGTTGATTGGGGTAATATCCATCATCAAAAg GCAATGGACATTGGAAAGGCAGCAAGCAAGTTCATTGAAGAAGAGCTGAAAATGGAGTACATTTACGACTACATGTTTCATCTCTTAAACCAATATTCCAAGCTCTTAACGTTCAAACCGACTGTGCCGCCGAATGCGACGGAGCTCTCGTCGGAATCCATGACTTCGGCCGCAACAGGGTCGATCAGAAAATCGATGACGGAGTCGGCGGTGACGAGCCCTGCAGATTCTGAACCCTGCGCCCTACAGCCGCCGTACGATCCCCAATCTCTTCAACTTTTGTTTAGAAGCAGAGAAGATTCTATTAAACAAGTGGAAAAATGGGAGAGAAGTTTCTCACGAAATGGTCAAATTGTGCAACGATGA
- the LOC120068212 gene encoding protein O-glucosyltransferase 1-like isoform X1, translating into MIRGDDSRRKFQKHLSGDKLLHFLNGPHRSSVIIYIAVVFLVGMFLSGRLLSLLLGLKSNLLNQQPEGQTKQDPDRPTSATCPEYFRWIHGDLRPWAGRGITKTMLEEAQKKAHFRLVVVEGKAYMEAYGKAYQSRDNITLWGVVQLLRRYPGKLPDLDLMFNCDDRPEIYQKDYTGPEKPSPPPLFGYSGDDATYDIVFPDWSFWGWPEINIKPWESILKDIKEGKKKTEWMKREPYAYWKGNPSVAYTRRDLLKCNVTHKQDWNARLYRQNWDKESKAGFKDSNLANQCVYRYKIYIEGKAWSVSEKYILACDSVSLIVRPRYYDFFTRSLIPLKHYWPISSNRKCSSIKFAVDWGNIHHQKAMDIGKAASKFIEEELKMEYIYDYMFHLLNQYSKLLTFKPTVPPNATELSSESMTSAATGSIRKSMTESAVTSPADSEPCALQPPYDPQSLQLLFRSREDSIKQVEKWERSFSRNGQIVQR; encoded by the exons ATGATCAGAGGAGACGATTCTCGCCGGAAGTTTCAGAAGCACCTCTCCGGTGACAAACTGCTACACTTCTTGAATGGACCGCATCGATCATCTGTTATCATATACATCGCCGTCGTGTTCCTCGTTGGCATGTTTCTCTCCGGCCGACTCCTCAGCCTCTTACTT GGATTGAAATCCAATCTTCTCAATCAACAACCAGAAGGACAAACAAAACAAGATCCAGATCGTCCAACGTCCGCCACGTGTCCAGAGTACTTCCGTTGGATTCACGGAGACCTACGACCGTGGGCGGGAAGAGGAATAACGAAGACGATGTTGGAAGAGGCCCAAAAGAAGGCCCATTTCAGGCTGGTGGTCGTGGAGGGAAAAGCTTACATGGAGGCGTACGGAAAGGCATATCAAAGCAGAGACAATATTACGTTGTGGGGAGTTGTACAGTTGTTACGTAGGTACCCAGGGAAACTGCCGGATCTTGATCTGATGTTTAACTGTGATGACCGGCCAGAGATCTATCAAAAGGATTACACTGGCCCCGAGAAGCCGTCCCCACCTCCTTTGTTTGGCTACAGTGGAGATGATGCCACGTACGACATTGTGTTTCCTGATTGGTCCTTCTGGGGATG GCCTGAAATCAACATAAAGCCATGGGAAAGCATATTGAAAGATATAAAAGAGGGTAAGAAGAAAACGGAGTGGATGAAGAGGGAACCATATGCTTATTGGAAGGGAAATCCATCGGTGGCTTACACAAGGAGAGACCTTTTAAAGTGCAATGTCACCCACAAACAAGATTGGAATGCTCGTTTATATAGACAA AATTGGGATAAAGAGTCCAAAGCAGGGTTCAAAGACTCGAACTTGGCCAATCAATGTGTTTATAG gtataaaatatatattgaaggaAAGGCATGGTCAGTAAGTGAAAAATACATTCTAGCATGTGATTCTGTAAGCCTAATTGTGAGGCCTCGTTATTATGATTTCTTTACAAGGAGTTTGATCCCATTGAAACACTACTGGCCTATCAGCTCTAACCGCAAGTGTTCTTCTATCAAGTTTGCTGTTGATTGGGGTAATATCCATCATCAAAAg GCAATGGACATTGGAAAGGCAGCAAGCAAGTTCATTGAAGAAGAGCTGAAAATGGAGTACATTTACGACTACATGTTTCATCTCTTAAACCAATATTCCAAGCTCTTAACGTTCAAACCGACTGTGCCGCCGAATGCGACGGAGCTCTCGTCGGAATCCATGACTTCGGCCGCAACAGGGTCGATCAGAAAATCGATGACGGAGTCGGCGGTGACGAGCCCTGCAGATTCTGAACCCTGCGCCCTACAGCCGCCGTACGATCCCCAATCTCTTCAACTTTTGTTTAGAAGCAGAGAAGATTCTATTAAACAAGTGGAAAAATGGGAGAGAAGTTTCTCACGAAATGGTCAAATTGTGCAACGATGA